In a single window of the Antennarius striatus isolate MH-2024 chromosome 3, ASM4005453v1, whole genome shotgun sequence genome:
- the agtpbp1 gene encoding cytosolic carboxypeptidase 1 isoform X3 produces MNKPKMSTEKGVPSNSRVLMLLSQLERMNGDAMEKNVAMTRQVTAKILHLIQTQEKSGKEVMSKGSSGMEVILASLENTQDVQTILNILYILSELLTVGRGRRAGVFVSKGGTGILFHILITSSKELVPSEELMLQLHSLLAKVGSKDRKFGVKARLSGALNVTVNLIKQNPQNSKLLLPCLQVLRVYSANLVNAISLGKNGAVELMFKIIVPYIKKSTSLLKVALDALGALLKSKTNARRAVDGEYVPILLALYLDWHRNDTRHRHMLIRKGLLVCLRNITNIKLGRKAFIDADGMRILYNSSTECLPVRTLDPLINISSLIMRKCFPKNRLPLPTIKSAFHYQLPHVPAVGPVAQLYSQPPGVDDVVDESDDNEEADADTENDTDNEEEEKEQRSLNDDIETDLNKLHPKKSLGRPFEELRVYERFFLELSEDFQGYNIDSSKTSSTTPSSVSLSSWSASTQSTQPIIVPRDQALSPKHVPALSCQADCSPTKGISMQPSLFAPTSTLPASLNYLELDAIHLTKEQDHKENVHIPSADTQTSLSSLNFTGSFSQEQVKEQELSHVLESVSIEEQMPREAREVKQEGPSVNSTRHIQSPLLLGGITTRRVGGGGSNWGSDCGSEGADDEGGEGAVLEVPDTSLLLPLHNPDLYVEMVKGTHSVPQYAEVAYPDYFGHVTPKCREPLLERVYGVQRLKIFQDIERLIHPNDILDKVVYDLDIPSCPVIEGNGESLKFNSQFESGNLRKAVQVRKYEYDLLLNSDINSNHHHQWFYFEVSGMRVGTTYRFNIINSEKSNSQFNYGMQVLMYSVQEAISGRPCWARTGTDICYYKNHFARSSIATGGQKGKSYYTMTFSMNFSHKDDVCYFAYHYPYTYSTLKMHLSKLEALRTSQIYLRQDVLCKSLGGNDCPLLTITAMPDSNSNDHVCQFRNRPLIFLSARVHPGETNASWVMKGTLEFLMGISPLAASLREAYIFKIVPMLNPDGVVNGNHRCSLSGEDLNRQWQNPNPELHPTIYHTKGLLQYLAHIQRAPLVFCDYHGHSRKKNVFMYGCSVKETVWQSDIKATSSDLQEDLGYRALPKILSQIAPAFSMASCSFVVERSKESTARVVVWREIGVQRSYTMESTLCGCDQGKYKGLHMGTRELEEMGAQFCVALLRLKRLTVLHNHQHLLDLESDIIGTHTKVVSSSPTTYVMEEDEPSFLEAIDYSAESNDEDVEPESEHGVEVSENSNHQDHQSDSETNHRD; encoded by the exons atgaacaaacccAAAATGTCCACAGAGAAAGG TGTTCCCAGTAACTCGAGGGTGCTGATGCTTTTGAGTCAACTGGAGAGGATGAATGGAGATGCCATGGAGAAGAATGTTGCAATGACAAGACAGGTCACTGCAAAGATACTTCATCTCATCCAGACTCAGG AGAaaagtggaaaagaggtgatgTCCAAAGGCTCCAGTGGCATGGAAGTTATCCTAGCGTCCTTGGAG AACACTCAGGATGTCCAGACGATTCTGAACATTCTGTACATTCTCAGTGAACTACTGACTGTGG GCAGAGGCCGTAGGGCAGGAGTATTTGTGTCTAAAGGAGGCACAGGGATATTGTTTCATATTCTGATCACATCCAGCAAAGAGCTGGTCCCCAGTGAGGAATTGATGCTTCAGCTCCACTCCCTGCTGGCCAAGGTTGGCTCAAAAG acaggaagtttgGTGTTAAGGCACGTTTGAGCGGAGCTTTGAACGTCACAGTCAACTTAATTAAACAGAACCCACAAAATTCCAAATTGCTCCTTCCCTGCCTACAGGTCCTCAGGGTTTACTCGGCCAACT TGGTGAATGCTATTTCATTGGGCAAGAATGGAGCAGTGGAGCTGATGTTCAAGATTATTGTGCCGTACATCAAGAAGAGCACCAGCTTGCTCAA GGTAGCTCTGGACGCACTTGGAGCTCTGCTCAAATCCA AAACTAATGCTCGTCGTGCTGTGGATGGTGAATATGTGCCCATTTTACTCGCTCTGTACCTGGACTGGCATCGCAATGACACTCGGCATCGCCACATGCTGATTCGCAAAGGCCTGCTGGTCTGCCTCAGGAACATCACCAATATCAAGCTTGGTAGGAAAGCATTCATAGATGCTGATGGTATGAGAATCCTCTACAATTCATCCACT GAATGTCTCCCGGTCCGGACTTTAGATCCTTTGATCAACATCTCCAGTCTTATCATGAGGAAGTGTTTTCCCAAGAACCGTCTTCCTTTGCCCACCATCAAATCAGCCTTCCACTACCAGCTGCCACATGTTCCTGCTGTAGGGCCTGTGGCACAGCTGTACAGCCAGCCTCCTGGGG TGGATGATGTTGTGGATGAAAGTGATGATAACGAGGAGGCAGATGCAGACACAGAGAATGACACTGacaatgaagaggaagagaaggagcagCGCTCTTTG aatGATGACATAGAGACAGACCTCAACAAACTTCACCCTAAAAAGAGCCTTGGACGTCCATTTGAGGAGTTGAGGGTCTATGAGAGGTTCTTTTTGGAGCTTTCCGAAGACTTTCAG GGCTATAACATTGACTCCTCAAAGACCTCCTCCACAACACCTTCATCAGTCTCCCTCTCTTCATGGTCAGCTTCAACCCAATCCACACAGCCAATCATAGTTCCAAGAGATCAGGCCCTTTCCCCAAAACACGTCCCTGCGCTGAGCTGTCAGGCGGATTGCAGCCCTACCAAAGGAATCAGCATGCAGCCATCTCTGTTTGCTCCCACTTCTACTCTTCCTGCTTCTCTAAATTATCTAGAACTGGACGCTATCCACCTCACCAAGGAACAAGACCACAAAGAAAATGTCCACATTCCTTCCGCTGATACACAAACATCGTTGTCCTCCCTCAACTTCACTGGATCTTTCTCTCAAGAGCAAGTGAAAGAACAGGAACTGTCACATGTGTTGGAATCTGTGTCTATAGAGGAGCAAATGCCCAGGGAAGCCAGGGAAGTCAAACAGGAAGGGCCCTCAGTCAACTCCACAAGACATATTCAGTCTCCACTACTCTTGGGAGGTATCACTACTCGTcgtgtgggaggaggaggaagtaacTGGGGTTCAGATTGTGGCTCAGAAGGAGCTGAcgatgaaggaggagaaggagcagttCTGGAGGTTCCAGACACGTCGCTACTCCTCCCACTTCATAACCCTGACCTTTATGTGGAGATGGTAAAGGGGACACACTCTGTACCCCAGTATGCTGAAGTAGCTTACCCGGACTActttggtcatgtgaccccaaAATGTAGAGAACCTCTTCTGGAGAGAGTTTATGGTGTTCAGAG GTTGAAAATATTCCAGGATATTGAGAGGTTGATTCATCCCAATGATATCCTGGATAAAGTAGTGTATGACCTGGACATTCCCAG CTGTCCTGTGATTGAAGGAAATGGCGAATCCCTAAAGTTTAACTCACAGTTTGAGTCTGGCAATCTCAGGAAGGCTGTTCAAGTTAGGAA ATATGAGTATGACCTCTTGCTGAATTCAGACATCAACAGTAATCATCATCACCAGTGGTTCTACTTTGAGGTGAGCGGTATGCGAGTTGGAACAACCTACCGCTTCAACATTATCAACTCTGAGAAGTCAAACAGCCAGTTCAACTATG GCATGCAAGTGCTGATGTACTCTGTGCAAGAGGCAATCAGTGGCAGACCTTGCTGGGCCAGGACAGGAACGGATATTTGTTACTACAA GAATCATTTTGCAAGGAGCTCCATTGCAACTGGTGGTCAGAAAGGAAAGTCATATTACACAATGACCTTCAGCATGAACTTCAGCCACAAGGATGATGTCTGCTACTTTGCCTATCATTACCCGTATACATACTCTACTCTTAAG ATGCACCTGTCTAAATTAGAGGCTTTGCGGACCAGTCAAATCTACCTGAGACAGGACGTCCTGTGTAAATCCCTAGGAGGAAACGACTGCCCCCTCCTCACCATCACTGCCATGCCTGACTCCAACTCTAATGATCACGTCTGTCAGTTTA GGAATCGTCCATTGATCTTCCTCTCAGCCAGAGTTCACCCTGGAGAAACCAATGCGAGCTGGGTGATGAAAGGCACACTTGAGTTCCTGATGGGCATCAGCCCACTAGCAGCGAGTCTAAGAGAGGCCTACATCTTCAAGATAGTCCCCATGCTCAATCCTGATGGAGTTGTGAATGGAAA TCATCGTTGTTCTCTGAGTGGAGAGGATTTGAATCGCCAGTGGCAGAACCCCAATCCTGAGCTCCACCCCACTATCTACCATACTAAGGGCCTTCTGCAGTACCTTGCACACATACAAAGAGCACCACTG GTGTTTTGCGACTACCATGGTCAttccagaaagaaaaatgtgttcatgtatGGCTGCAGCGTGAAGGAGACAGTCTGGCAATCTGATATCAAAGCAACATCAAGTGACTTACAGGAGGACCTTGGCTACAGG gcTCTTCCCAAGATCCTGTCCCAGATTGCTCCAGCTTTCAGCATGGCCAGCTGTAGCTTTGTTGTTGAGCGCTCCAAAGAGTCAACTGCACGTGTTGTTGTGTGGAGAGAGATTGGAGTGCAACGCAGCTACACAATGGAGAGCACACTCTGTGGTTGTGACCAGGGCAAATACAAA ggTCTTCATATGGGCAccagggagctggaggagatgggAGCTCAGTTCTGTGTTGCCTTGCTGAGGCTGAAGAGGCTGACAGTGCTCCACAATCACCAACACCTTCTGGATTTGGAGAGTGACATCATTGGAACACACACTAAAGTAGTCAG CAGCAGCCCCACCACCTATgtgatggaggaggatgaaCCATCGTTTCTGGAGGCAATAGACTACAGCGCAGAGAGCAACGATGAAGATGTTGAACCTGAAAGCGAGCATGGGGTTGAAGTCAGTGAGAATTCCAATCATCAGGATCATCAGTCGGACTCTGAAACAAATCACAGGGACTAA
- the agtpbp1 gene encoding cytosolic carboxypeptidase 1 isoform X4, whose translation MNKPKMSTEKGVPSNSRVLMLLSQLERMNGDAMEKNVAMTRQVTAKILHLIQTQEKSGKEVMSKGSSGMEVILASLENTQDVQTILNILYILSELLTVGRGRRAGVFVSKGGTGILFHILITSSKELVPSEELMLQLHSLLAKVGSKDRKFGVKARLSGALNVTVNLIKQNPQNSKLLLPCLQVLRVYSANLVNAISLGKNGAVELMFKIIVPYIKKSTSLLKVALDALGALLKSKTNARRAVDGEYVPILLALYLDWHRNDTRHRHMLIRKGLLVCLRNITNIKLGRKAFIDADGMRILYNSSTECLPVRTLDPLINISSLIMRKCFPKNRLPLPTIKSAFHYQLPHVPAVGPVAQLYSQPPGVDDVVDESDDNEEADADTENDTDNEEEEKEQRSLNDDIETDLNKLHPKKSLGRPFEELRVYERFFLELSEDFQGYNIDSSKTSSTTPSSVSLSSWSASTQSTQPIIVPRDQALSPKHVPALSCQADCSPTKGISMQPSLFAPTSTLPASLNYLELDAIHLTKEQDHKENVHIPSADTQTSLSSLNFTGSFSQEQVKEQELSHVLESVSIEEQMPREAREVKQEGPSVNSTRHIQSPLLLGGITTRRVGGGGSNWGSDCGSEGADDEGGEGAVLEVPDTSLLLPLHNPDLYVEMVKGTHSVPQYAEVAYPDYFGHVTPKCREPLLERVYGVQRLKIFQDIERLIHPNDILDKVVYDLDIPSCPVIEGNGESLKFNSQFESGNLRKAVQVRKYEYDLLLNSDINSNHHHQWFYFEVSGMRVGTTYRFNIINSEKSNSQFNYGMQVLMYSVQEAISGRPCWARTGTDICYYKNHFARSSIATGGQKGKSYYTMTFSMNFSHKDDVCYFAYHYPYTYSTLKMHLSKLEALRTSQIYLRQDVLCKSLGGNDCPLLTITAMPDSNSNDHVCQFRNRPLIFLSARVHPGETNASWVMKGTLEFLMGISPLAASLREAYIFKIVPMLNPDGVVNGNHRCSLSGEDLNRQWQNPNPELHPTIYHTKGLLQYLAHIQRAPLVFCDYHGHSRKKNVFMYGCSVKETVWQSDIKATSSDLQEDLGYRALPKILSQIAPAFSMASCSFVVERSKESTARVVVWREIGVQRSYTMESTLCGCDQGKYKGLHMGTRELEEMGAQFCVALLRLKRLTVLHNHQHLLDLESDIIGTHTKVVSSPTTYVMEEDEPSFLEAIDYSAESNDEDVEPESEHGVEVSENSNHQDHQSDSETNHRD comes from the exons atgaacaaacccAAAATGTCCACAGAGAAAGG TGTTCCCAGTAACTCGAGGGTGCTGATGCTTTTGAGTCAACTGGAGAGGATGAATGGAGATGCCATGGAGAAGAATGTTGCAATGACAAGACAGGTCACTGCAAAGATACTTCATCTCATCCAGACTCAGG AGAaaagtggaaaagaggtgatgTCCAAAGGCTCCAGTGGCATGGAAGTTATCCTAGCGTCCTTGGAG AACACTCAGGATGTCCAGACGATTCTGAACATTCTGTACATTCTCAGTGAACTACTGACTGTGG GCAGAGGCCGTAGGGCAGGAGTATTTGTGTCTAAAGGAGGCACAGGGATATTGTTTCATATTCTGATCACATCCAGCAAAGAGCTGGTCCCCAGTGAGGAATTGATGCTTCAGCTCCACTCCCTGCTGGCCAAGGTTGGCTCAAAAG acaggaagtttgGTGTTAAGGCACGTTTGAGCGGAGCTTTGAACGTCACAGTCAACTTAATTAAACAGAACCCACAAAATTCCAAATTGCTCCTTCCCTGCCTACAGGTCCTCAGGGTTTACTCGGCCAACT TGGTGAATGCTATTTCATTGGGCAAGAATGGAGCAGTGGAGCTGATGTTCAAGATTATTGTGCCGTACATCAAGAAGAGCACCAGCTTGCTCAA GGTAGCTCTGGACGCACTTGGAGCTCTGCTCAAATCCA AAACTAATGCTCGTCGTGCTGTGGATGGTGAATATGTGCCCATTTTACTCGCTCTGTACCTGGACTGGCATCGCAATGACACTCGGCATCGCCACATGCTGATTCGCAAAGGCCTGCTGGTCTGCCTCAGGAACATCACCAATATCAAGCTTGGTAGGAAAGCATTCATAGATGCTGATGGTATGAGAATCCTCTACAATTCATCCACT GAATGTCTCCCGGTCCGGACTTTAGATCCTTTGATCAACATCTCCAGTCTTATCATGAGGAAGTGTTTTCCCAAGAACCGTCTTCCTTTGCCCACCATCAAATCAGCCTTCCACTACCAGCTGCCACATGTTCCTGCTGTAGGGCCTGTGGCACAGCTGTACAGCCAGCCTCCTGGGG TGGATGATGTTGTGGATGAAAGTGATGATAACGAGGAGGCAGATGCAGACACAGAGAATGACACTGacaatgaagaggaagagaaggagcagCGCTCTTTG aatGATGACATAGAGACAGACCTCAACAAACTTCACCCTAAAAAGAGCCTTGGACGTCCATTTGAGGAGTTGAGGGTCTATGAGAGGTTCTTTTTGGAGCTTTCCGAAGACTTTCAG GGCTATAACATTGACTCCTCAAAGACCTCCTCCACAACACCTTCATCAGTCTCCCTCTCTTCATGGTCAGCTTCAACCCAATCCACACAGCCAATCATAGTTCCAAGAGATCAGGCCCTTTCCCCAAAACACGTCCCTGCGCTGAGCTGTCAGGCGGATTGCAGCCCTACCAAAGGAATCAGCATGCAGCCATCTCTGTTTGCTCCCACTTCTACTCTTCCTGCTTCTCTAAATTATCTAGAACTGGACGCTATCCACCTCACCAAGGAACAAGACCACAAAGAAAATGTCCACATTCCTTCCGCTGATACACAAACATCGTTGTCCTCCCTCAACTTCACTGGATCTTTCTCTCAAGAGCAAGTGAAAGAACAGGAACTGTCACATGTGTTGGAATCTGTGTCTATAGAGGAGCAAATGCCCAGGGAAGCCAGGGAAGTCAAACAGGAAGGGCCCTCAGTCAACTCCACAAGACATATTCAGTCTCCACTACTCTTGGGAGGTATCACTACTCGTcgtgtgggaggaggaggaagtaacTGGGGTTCAGATTGTGGCTCAGAAGGAGCTGAcgatgaaggaggagaaggagcagttCTGGAGGTTCCAGACACGTCGCTACTCCTCCCACTTCATAACCCTGACCTTTATGTGGAGATGGTAAAGGGGACACACTCTGTACCCCAGTATGCTGAAGTAGCTTACCCGGACTActttggtcatgtgaccccaaAATGTAGAGAACCTCTTCTGGAGAGAGTTTATGGTGTTCAGAG GTTGAAAATATTCCAGGATATTGAGAGGTTGATTCATCCCAATGATATCCTGGATAAAGTAGTGTATGACCTGGACATTCCCAG CTGTCCTGTGATTGAAGGAAATGGCGAATCCCTAAAGTTTAACTCACAGTTTGAGTCTGGCAATCTCAGGAAGGCTGTTCAAGTTAGGAA ATATGAGTATGACCTCTTGCTGAATTCAGACATCAACAGTAATCATCATCACCAGTGGTTCTACTTTGAGGTGAGCGGTATGCGAGTTGGAACAACCTACCGCTTCAACATTATCAACTCTGAGAAGTCAAACAGCCAGTTCAACTATG GCATGCAAGTGCTGATGTACTCTGTGCAAGAGGCAATCAGTGGCAGACCTTGCTGGGCCAGGACAGGAACGGATATTTGTTACTACAA GAATCATTTTGCAAGGAGCTCCATTGCAACTGGTGGTCAGAAAGGAAAGTCATATTACACAATGACCTTCAGCATGAACTTCAGCCACAAGGATGATGTCTGCTACTTTGCCTATCATTACCCGTATACATACTCTACTCTTAAG ATGCACCTGTCTAAATTAGAGGCTTTGCGGACCAGTCAAATCTACCTGAGACAGGACGTCCTGTGTAAATCCCTAGGAGGAAACGACTGCCCCCTCCTCACCATCACTGCCATGCCTGACTCCAACTCTAATGATCACGTCTGTCAGTTTA GGAATCGTCCATTGATCTTCCTCTCAGCCAGAGTTCACCCTGGAGAAACCAATGCGAGCTGGGTGATGAAAGGCACACTTGAGTTCCTGATGGGCATCAGCCCACTAGCAGCGAGTCTAAGAGAGGCCTACATCTTCAAGATAGTCCCCATGCTCAATCCTGATGGAGTTGTGAATGGAAA TCATCGTTGTTCTCTGAGTGGAGAGGATTTGAATCGCCAGTGGCAGAACCCCAATCCTGAGCTCCACCCCACTATCTACCATACTAAGGGCCTTCTGCAGTACCTTGCACACATACAAAGAGCACCACTG GTGTTTTGCGACTACCATGGTCAttccagaaagaaaaatgtgttcatgtatGGCTGCAGCGTGAAGGAGACAGTCTGGCAATCTGATATCAAAGCAACATCAAGTGACTTACAGGAGGACCTTGGCTACAGG gcTCTTCCCAAGATCCTGTCCCAGATTGCTCCAGCTTTCAGCATGGCCAGCTGTAGCTTTGTTGTTGAGCGCTCCAAAGAGTCAACTGCACGTGTTGTTGTGTGGAGAGAGATTGGAGTGCAACGCAGCTACACAATGGAGAGCACACTCTGTGGTTGTGACCAGGGCAAATACAAA ggTCTTCATATGGGCAccagggagctggaggagatgggAGCTCAGTTCTGTGTTGCCTTGCTGAGGCTGAAGAGGCTGACAGTGCTCCACAATCACCAACACCTTCTGGATTTGGAGAGTGACATCATTGGAACACACACTAAAGTAGTCAG CAGCCCCACCACCTATgtgatggaggaggatgaaCCATCGTTTCTGGAGGCAATAGACTACAGCGCAGAGAGCAACGATGAAGATGTTGAACCTGAAAGCGAGCATGGGGTTGAAGTCAGTGAGAATTCCAATCATCAGGATCATCAGTCGGACTCTGAAACAAATCACAGGGACTAA